The following proteins are encoded in a genomic region of Athene noctua chromosome 9, bAthNoc1.hap1.1, whole genome shotgun sequence:
- the CHST8 gene encoding carbohydrate sulfotransferase 8 — protein sequence MRLTCMFSFILLFGAAGLVVFIHLQDPEEIVHQQTPGIKYNMGFQQQKKDCISSNNQGRRLRKNTADGVATVEQSDSLHLSENVPTKLQSTDRRQSSIMFAMKDQLEGEEINSIRLHKRRRRFIIKKSPILISMNSSILNLPTLKSEDRNNNKWKSLYQIQRERKRIMRETCSKYKSNNRRIITPYHVSRIFVEDKYRVLYCEVPKAGCSNWKRVLMVLNGLASSTKDIQHNTVHYGNYLKRLDGFDHKGIYHRLNTYTKMLFIREPFEKLVSAFRDKFEHPNNYYHPVFGKAIISRYRVNATKEALRTGSGVKFKEFIQYLLDVHRPVGMDIHWDHVNRLCSPCLIDYDFVGKFESMEEDANFFLHLIGAPQNLTFPKFKDRHSNEERTTTKITQQYFAQLSPSQRQRSYDFYYMDYLMFNYSKPFEDLY from the exons gGATAAAATATAACATGGGATTccagcaacaaaaaaaa GACTGCATTTCCAGCAATAACCAGGGTAGAAGATTAAGGAAAAATACTGCAGACGGAGTAGCAACAGTAGAGCAGAGTGATTCATTACACCTATCTGAAAATGTGCCCACTAAACTTCAAAGCACAGACAGAAGGCAAAGCAGCATAATGTTTGCAATGAAAGATCAACTGGAAGGTGAAGAAATTAATTCCATCAGGCTCCATAAACGGAGGAGGAGATTTATAATTAAAAAGAGCCCAATTCTAATTTCCATGAACAGCTCCATTCTCAACCTGCCCACGCTTAAATCTGAAGATAGAAACAACAACAAGTGGAAAAGTCTCTATCAGatccaaagagaaagaaagcgGATTATGAGGGAAACTTGTTCTAAATACAAGAGTAATAATAGAAGAATAATCACTCCTTATCATGTTTCTAGAATATTTGTAGAAGATAAATACAGAGTTTTATACTGTGAAGTGCCAAAAGCCGGCTGCTCGAACTGGAAACGGGTGCTCATGGTTCTTAACGGCCTGGCTTCTTCCACAAAAGATATACAGCACAACACAGTGCACTATGGAAACTATTTAAAAAGATTGGATGGGTTTGATCACAAAGGAATTTATCATAGGCTCAACACTTACACAAAGATGCTTTTTATTCGTGAACCTTTTGAAAAGCTGGTATCTGCATTTCGGGACAAGTTTGAACATCCAAACAACTACTACCACCCAGTTTTTGGAAAAGCCATCATTTCCAGATACCGTGTCAATGCCACCAAAGAAGCATTAAGGACAGGCTCTGGAGTCAAATTTAAAGAGTTCATTCAGTATCTCCTGGATGTACATAGGCCAGTGGGTATGGATATCCACTGGGATCATGTCAATAGGCTTTGCAGCCCATGTTTAATAGACTACGACTTTGTTGGGAAATTTGAAAGTATGGAAGAAGATGCAAACTTTTTCTTGCACTTAATTGGTGCTCCACAAAATTTAACTTTCCCCAAGTTTAAAGATAGGCACTCCAATGAAGAAAGAACTACCACTAAAATTACACAACAGTATTTTGCACAGCTTTCTCCTTCTCAACGACAACGAAGCTATGACTTTTACTATATGGATTACTTGATGTTTAACTACTCAAAACCTTTTGAAGATTTATATTGA